In Mercenaria mercenaria strain notata unplaced genomic scaffold, MADL_Memer_1 contig_2160, whole genome shotgun sequence, the following are encoded in one genomic region:
- the LOC123527098 gene encoding uncharacterized protein LOC123527098, translating to MLVGATGTGKSTLVDGMINYILGVNWNDPYRLTLVDLEDEEMNRDTDQAVSQTQWITCYTINPLKGSRLDYTLNIIDTPGFGDTRGIDRDKEIIEQIRTLFSRDDDTGVLFIDAVCFLIKAPDARLTPTQMYIFNAIMSLFGQDIADNFCMLITFADGKRPPVLSALKAAKLPHEQYFPFNNSGLFAENTGEHVSSFSSMFWDMGCKSFQMFFDKLTKMETKSLRQTRDVLEQREVIEITMENLLPKLDAGLNKVEEMRVEIRILEDYKTQIEENSDFTYTVSETEQRQLDLPKGRHVTNCLNCHVTCHKDCCIPNDEDKMGCWAMDRSGYCTQCPDRCFWNIHRNTPYIFEYITVQKQKTYTEKLEKYRRAEGETMTRQKVVERMYDELYDLEDDILDLMDKINECNNILRQIALRPDPLSVVEHIDLLIESERLEKRPGFQARIASLRQCRKKATIGDDVDRFRTNFTDTTKIITAQVNLPPKQEKKKKRRGRYGFFQPVINYFQQ from the coding sequence GCCGTCTCACAAACACAGTGGATCACATGCTACACGATAAATCCTTTGAAAGGCAGCCGCCTAGACTACACATTGAACATAATCGACACCCCAGGATTTGGAGATACACGTGGGATTGATCGAGACAAGGAAATCATTGAGCAGATTCGAACATTGTTTTCTAGAGACGATGATACTGGCGTCCTTTTCATCGACGCTGTCTGCTTTCTTATCAAAGCACCTGATGCTCGCTTGACTCCGACGCAGATGTATATTTTCAATGCAATTATGTCACTTTTTGGTCAAGATATAGCAGATAATTTCTGCATGCTTATTACATTTGCTGATGGAAAACGCCCTCCTGTGCTGTCTGCATTAAAAGCAGCAAAATTGCCACACGAGCAGTATTTCCCATTCAATAACTCTGGCCTCTTCGCGGAAAATACTGGCGAACATGTGTCTAGTTTTTCATCGATGTTTTGGGATATGGGATGCAAAAGTTTTCAGATGTTCTTCGACAAGCTTACAAAGATGGAAACGAAGAGTTTAAGACAGACAAGAGATGTACTTGAACAGCGAGAAGTCATAGAAATAACTATGGAAAATCTTCTACCAAAGTTAGATGCTGGTCTCAATAAAGTTGAAGAAATGCGCGTTGAAATTAGAATATTAGAGGATTACAAGACACAAATTGAGGAAAACAGTGACTTCACTTACACTGTGTCGGAGACGGAACAGAGGCAGTTAGACTTACCGAAAGGACGTCATGTTACAAATTGTCTCAACTGTCATGTTACATGTCACAAAGATTGTTGTATACCAAACGATGAGGACAAAATGGGATGTTGGGCGATGGATCGGAGCGGCTACTGCACACAATGCCCAGATCGCTGTTTCTGGAATATTCACAGAAACACGCCATACATATTTGAATACATCACCGTCCAGAAACAAAAGACATACACTGAAAAACTTGAAAAGTACCGTCGTGCTGAAGGAGAAACAATGACGAGGCAGAAAGTTGTAGAACGAATGTATGACGAACTCTATGATCTAGAAGATGATATATTGGACTTGATggacaaaataaatgaatgcaaCAACATCCTTAGGCAGATAGCGCTTAGACCCGATCCACTGAGTGTTGTTGAACACATTGATTTGCTGATTGAAAGTGAACGACTGGAAAAGCGACCAGGTTTTCAAGCGCGCATCGCATCTCTCAGACAGTGTCGCAAAAAGGCAACTATAGGCGACGATGTAGATCGTTTCAGAACAAATTTCACCGATACTACCAAAATAATCACAGCACAAGTCAATCTGCCACCTAaacaagaaaagaagaaaaaacgtAGAGGACGATACGGCTTTTTCCAACCGGTTATCAATTACTTTCAACAGTAG